One window of the Runella slithyformis DSM 19594 genome contains the following:
- a CDS encoding FecR family protein: MTTLYRNYRFEDFARDERFREWVLDNDPESTRFWNEWMLQNPDCAEHVRLAKAFLLALEDRDPSLESDELDFITQRIVAAPVAESIFFWKNNAFRLAASILLVIGVGFGMYTYFNGVVSPLTQIDESFTLPLTDHYLESTNQTALPQQIALEDGSTVTLYPKSSIRYPNPFSPSRREVYLNGKAFFDITKNPRKPFWVYTYHISTQVLGTSFMVNSFADAKEANVEVKTGKVSVYTRKDLEKAKGTQQNARAGVVLTPNQQVAFSKTEERLLKSIVEAPSVVIEAPKQEFIFEEAPVSQVFRFLEKIYGLTVIYDAKTMEACYLTANLSDESLFDKLDLICKITHSGYEMVDGQIIIHSRGCK; this comes from the coding sequence ATGACAACTCTTTATCGCAATTACCGATTTGAAGACTTTGCCCGCGATGAGCGCTTTCGCGAGTGGGTGCTTGACAACGATCCGGAAAGTACCCGTTTTTGGAATGAGTGGATGCTCCAAAACCCCGATTGCGCCGAACATGTCCGGCTGGCCAAAGCCTTTTTATTGGCCCTCGAAGACCGCGACCCTTCCCTCGAATCAGACGAACTGGATTTTATTACCCAACGGATTGTTGCGGCACCGGTAGCCGAATCAATCTTTTTTTGGAAAAATAATGCTTTCCGACTGGCAGCGTCCATTCTGTTGGTCATCGGCGTCGGCTTCGGCATGTATACGTATTTCAACGGCGTTGTTTCCCCGCTTACTCAGATTGACGAATCGTTTACTCTTCCACTCACCGATCATTATCTCGAAAGCACCAACCAAACCGCCCTCCCGCAGCAGATCGCTCTGGAAGACGGCAGTACCGTGACGCTCTACCCCAAAAGCAGCATTCGGTATCCTAACCCCTTCAGTCCTTCCCGGAGAGAGGTTTATCTCAACGGCAAAGCGTTTTTTGACATTACCAAAAATCCCCGAAAACCTTTCTGGGTGTATACCTACCATATTTCAACGCAGGTGTTGGGCACTAGTTTTATGGTCAATTCCTTTGCCGATGCCAAAGAGGCAAACGTAGAAGTAAAAACGGGCAAGGTCTCCGTGTATACGCGCAAAGACCTGGAAAAAGCCAAAGGAACGCAACAAAACGCAAGGGCGGGCGTAGTACTCACGCCGAATCAGCAGGTGGCTTTTTCAAAAACAGAGGAGCGCCTCTTAAAATCAATCGTAGAAGCGCCCTCGGTAGTGATTGAAGCTCCAAAGCAGGAATTTATTTTTGAAGAAGCCCCGGTTTCTCAGGTATTCCGTTTTTTAGAGAAAATTTACGGCCTCACGGTCATTTATGACGCCAAGACCATGGAAGCCTGCTACCTCACGGCCAATCTCTCCGACGAATCCCTGTTTGATAAACTTGATTTGATCTGTAAGATCACTCACTCGGGCTACGAAATGGTTGATGGACAAATCATTATCCACAGTCGGGGCTGTAAATAG
- a CDS encoding TonB-dependent receptor, with protein MDLFYRKPHFFGTLMKISFTQLLIAILCMGVSYAHDAAGQEMLDQKVTLKLSNEDLKSTLGAIERTTNVRFIYNPKEIRANQKINLNAKNEKLKEVLEQVLTPLNISFEAKGKQIALFKKAVGLIETPPNTPTILPHQSIDQNVTGKVTDEKGEALVGVTVQVKGTTRGATTDGQGAFRISVIDAKSVLVFSYIGYTKQEITVGNQTNFNISLAIDDKSLEEVIVVGYGTQKKVNLTGAVSTIDAKMIQNRPSSNLANALQGTTPGLIVTRVTGQPGNESLNLQIRGATTANGDVPPLVILDGVTVPSTTLLNMNPNDVESMSVLKDAAAAAIYGAQAAGGVILVTTKKGKAGKVSFDYLGQFGSDWAINVPERLSLLDEANLVNLGQLNAGAGPEYNAFDLEQIRNNVPYVVNPADTNNYLYYNQEPLTDQLLRKYTSMRTHNITARGGTDKFNFMISGGYYEKQGVFKVGPDNNKRYNLRVNLGTQLTKHLSLDTRIAYTLEKTRLSSSGADGGGLLYQVYRLRTRTPFFTPEGRYNGAGSAASAYAELESGGYNNLDKNFFDGTFTLKAAEVVKGLTLRAVAGTQFRPENRNVFFRTVPLWGRNSISRFVNQVNSYQVTRDLTKNLNLQFLADYTYKIGNRHTFSALAGYQWEDARFERVLTQANNLVSNDLPTLSLGDDATKSNSETIRTYAFQSIFGRFNYNFSDKYLFEVTVRQDESSKLAPGLRTQIFPAASLGWNVHREAWFANSLKFISELKLRGSWGRLGGALGSTLGFYDYLNQLSRNSNLVLGDARTSYIGQTFIPSAALSWETIETTNGGIDLGLFQNRLQANFDYYVKYNRNMLTPQQLPATIGISTPRKNNGELKSWGWELDLRYRDRIGKDFNYNISFNLSDNQNKLLSFSGRRVINAGFNSLIEGYPINTLWGYQTAGYFSSADEVKASPFQDNRTGPGDVKYIDRNGDNRLTVGKGNVDDFGDLVYLGTDQPRLLFGSTLGFEWKGFDFMVFFQGVGKRRFRPTTESIAPRLVTWKQPLAIHADYWTPENPDALYPRPFTGATHNYVASDKWILDGKYMRLKNLQVGYTLPSTLTKRVKIERARFFFSGQDLFTISGLGAFQGYYDPETRNNVENDYPFFATASVGLNVSF; from the coding sequence ATGGATCTATTCTACAGGAAACCTCATTTTTTCGGAACACTCATGAAAATCTCCTTCACACAGCTATTGATCGCAATACTGTGCATGGGTGTGTCGTATGCGCACGACGCCGCCGGTCAGGAAATGCTTGACCAAAAAGTCACCCTTAAACTTTCCAATGAAGACCTGAAAAGCACTTTGGGCGCGATTGAACGTACGACCAACGTACGCTTTATCTACAATCCCAAGGAAATCAGGGCCAATCAAAAAATCAATCTTAATGCCAAAAACGAAAAGCTCAAAGAAGTGCTGGAGCAGGTACTGACCCCGCTCAACATCAGTTTTGAGGCCAAAGGCAAACAGATCGCCCTCTTTAAAAAAGCAGTGGGCTTGATCGAAACACCGCCGAATACACCAACCATCCTCCCTCATCAGTCCATTGACCAAAATGTAACCGGAAAAGTGACCGATGAAAAAGGCGAAGCACTCGTCGGAGTAACGGTTCAGGTAAAAGGCACCACGCGCGGCGCTACTACCGACGGACAGGGCGCTTTTCGTATTTCGGTCATTGATGCAAAATCCGTACTGGTTTTTTCGTACATCGGCTACACCAAACAGGAAATCACGGTAGGAAATCAAACCAATTTCAACATCAGTCTGGCCATTGACGATAAAAGCCTCGAAGAAGTGATCGTGGTAGGATACGGGACACAAAAGAAAGTAAATTTGACGGGAGCCGTTTCGACCATTGATGCAAAAATGATCCAAAACCGCCCCAGCAGCAACCTGGCCAACGCCCTTCAGGGAACAACCCCGGGCTTAATTGTAACCCGCGTCACGGGCCAACCCGGCAACGAAAGCCTCAACCTGCAAATCAGAGGAGCCACCACTGCCAACGGTGACGTACCGCCCCTTGTGATCCTGGACGGAGTAACCGTACCCAGTACAACACTGCTTAACATGAACCCCAACGACGTGGAAAGCATGAGCGTGTTGAAAGATGCCGCTGCCGCCGCTATTTACGGCGCACAGGCTGCGGGGGGAGTTATTTTGGTAACAACCAAAAAAGGAAAAGCGGGCAAAGTATCCTTTGACTACCTGGGACAATTCGGCTCTGATTGGGCCATCAATGTTCCGGAGCGCCTGAGTTTGCTGGATGAAGCCAATTTAGTGAATTTAGGTCAGCTCAACGCCGGTGCCGGTCCGGAATACAATGCCTTTGACCTGGAACAAATTCGTAACAATGTTCCGTATGTGGTCAACCCCGCCGATACCAATAATTATTTATATTATAATCAGGAGCCGCTTACCGATCAGCTTTTGCGGAAATATACCTCTATGCGTACGCACAACATCACGGCTCGCGGCGGTACCGATAAGTTCAACTTCATGATTTCGGGCGGTTATTACGAAAAGCAAGGTGTTTTTAAGGTTGGCCCCGACAATAACAAGCGGTACAATCTGCGGGTAAACTTAGGCACCCAGTTGACCAAACACCTTTCCCTAGATACACGCATTGCCTACACCCTCGAAAAAACCCGCCTATCTTCCTCAGGAGCCGATGGCGGCGGCCTACTCTACCAAGTGTACCGTTTGCGTACCCGAACCCCGTTTTTCACTCCTGAAGGGCGCTACAACGGTGCCGGCTCGGCCGCATCCGCCTATGCAGAATTAGAGTCGGGCGGATACAATAACCTCGACAAAAACTTCTTTGACGGAACCTTTACCCTCAAAGCCGCCGAAGTCGTAAAAGGCCTTACCCTTCGCGCTGTAGCAGGAACGCAGTTTCGTCCCGAAAATCGAAACGTGTTTTTCCGAACGGTGCCTCTATGGGGTCGTAACAGCATTTCGCGCTTCGTCAATCAGGTAAATTCGTATCAGGTTACCCGTGACCTGACCAAAAATCTGAATCTCCAGTTTTTAGCCGATTATACTTATAAAATCGGCAACAGGCACACTTTCAGCGCTTTGGCGGGCTATCAATGGGAAGATGCCCGGTTTGAGCGGGTATTGACCCAAGCCAACAATCTCGTGAGCAATGACCTGCCCACGCTCAGCCTCGGCGACGATGCCACCAAAAGCAACAGCGAAACGATTCGGACGTACGCGTTTCAATCAATTTTCGGTCGTTTCAACTATAATTTCAGCGATAAATACCTTTTTGAAGTCACTGTACGACAGGATGAAAGCTCAAAACTGGCTCCCGGCCTGCGTACCCAGATCTTTCCGGCTGCTTCATTGGGATGGAATGTACACCGCGAAGCCTGGTTTGCCAATTCTCTTAAGTTCATTTCAGAGCTCAAACTGCGCGGCTCATGGGGGCGCTTAGGCGGTGCTTTGGGCAGCACACTCGGTTTCTATGATTACCTAAACCAATTGTCGAGAAATTCAAACCTGGTCTTGGGAGATGCCCGTACTTCTTACATCGGTCAAACGTTCATTCCATCGGCGGCCCTTTCATGGGAAACCATCGAAACCACCAACGGAGGAATAGACCTCGGATTATTCCAAAACCGCCTGCAGGCCAATTTTGATTACTACGTCAAATACAACCGCAATATGCTCACCCCGCAGCAACTCCCTGCGACCATCGGTATTTCCACCCCGCGCAAAAACAACGGAGAGTTAAAATCATGGGGCTGGGAACTTGACCTGCGCTACCGCGACCGCATCGGCAAGGATTTCAACTACAATATTTCGTTTAACCTTTCTGACAACCAAAACAAACTGCTCAGCTTCTCGGGTCGCCGCGTTATCAATGCGGGCTTCAACAGCCTTATCGAAGGCTACCCCATCAATACCCTTTGGGGCTACCAAACGGCGGGGTATTTCAGCTCGGCCGACGAAGTAAAAGCGTCCCCATTCCAAGACAACCGTACAGGCCCGGGCGACGTGAAATACATTGACCGCAACGGTGACAACCGCCTCACGGTGGGCAAAGGAAACGTAGACGATTTTGGCGACTTGGTTTATTTGGGTACCGACCAACCCCGTTTATTGTTTGGCTCTACGTTGGGTTTTGAGTGGAAAGGATTTGATTTCATGGTATTCTTTCAGGGAGTGGGCAAACGCAGGTTCCGCCCTACTACGGAGTCCATTGCCCCGCGTCTGGTTACGTGGAAACAACCACTGGCCATTCACGCCGATTACTGGACGCCCGAAAATCCGGACGCCCTTTACCCGCGTCCTTTCACGGGAGCCACGCACAACTATGTCGCTTCTGACAAGTGGATCCTGGACGGCAAATACATGCGTTTGAAAAACCTTCAGGTAGGCTACACCCTGCCGAGCACGTTGACCAAACGCGTTAAGATCGAGCGCGCCCGATTCTTCTTCTCCGGGCAGGATCTATTTACCATTTCGGGCCTGGGAGCATTCCAAGGCTATTATGACCCCGAAACCCGTAACAACGTAGAAAATGACTATCCATTCTTCGCTACCGCATCTGTGGGTCTGAACGTTTCTTTTTAA
- a CDS encoding RagB/SusD family nutrient uptake outer membrane protein, with protein MKKILKYTAYSFALLLGLSACDVNRLPETAISDDTFWRSESDLKQAANYLYTWMPGFNTDDVWSDDAIGLASNGISDGSRLAPSTDGSYNTPYQLIRAANNIIEKAPRAASASPAAIDRYIAEARFFRAFGYFSLVQRYGSVPLILKTLTDESPELTAAAAPREQIVEQMYQDLDFAASKLPTPTQLGNADYGRISNTAALAFKARVALFEGTRAKFHSAGDPIKHLTAAFNAAKAVIDSRQHDLFANYFNLFQYEGEGRQNRENIMVRQYGVSITDRVSTHAYYRGSIENGNINPTKALSDAYVMSDGLPITKSPLYKTPSATIEIFANRDARMIATFMKRGDAQMTTKPIFDVANLSFNKTGYMFRKFANVDDWNTQASRIDRPILRYAEVLLTYAEARFELDNAISDADLDLTLNRLRARAGVAKLTNAFVTANGLTMREEIRRERRVELAQEGFRYWDLIRWKTAEIELPKPILGIYFFKSEFPPATVNLTPDNFILVQGANFRKFDPAKDYLWPLPINEIALNPSLKQNPGW; from the coding sequence ATGAAAAAAATCCTTAAATATACCGCTTATTCTTTCGCCTTGCTGCTGGGGCTGTCGGCCTGCGACGTAAATCGCCTGCCCGAAACGGCCATCAGCGACGACACCTTCTGGCGCTCGGAATCCGACCTCAAGCAAGCCGCCAACTATTTATATACCTGGATGCCGGGGTTTAATACCGATGATGTATGGTCAGATGACGCCATCGGTTTGGCCTCCAACGGCATCAGCGACGGCTCACGTTTGGCCCCTTCTACCGACGGGTCGTACAATACGCCGTATCAACTCATCAGAGCGGCCAACAACATCATCGAAAAAGCGCCCCGGGCTGCTTCGGCCTCCCCGGCGGCCATCGACCGGTACATTGCCGAGGCTCGTTTTTTCCGGGCATTCGGTTATTTCTCTCTGGTTCAACGCTACGGAAGTGTGCCCTTGATCCTAAAAACCCTCACCGACGAATCACCGGAATTGACGGCCGCCGCCGCTCCGCGCGAGCAGATCGTAGAGCAAATGTACCAGGATCTGGATTTTGCCGCTTCCAAACTGCCAACCCCCACTCAGTTGGGCAATGCCGATTACGGTCGCATTTCCAACACGGCCGCCCTGGCTTTCAAAGCACGCGTAGCGTTGTTTGAAGGTACTCGGGCCAAATTCCACAGTGCCGGCGACCCTATCAAGCATCTAACGGCCGCCTTTAACGCCGCCAAAGCCGTCATTGACAGCAGGCAGCACGATTTATTCGCCAACTATTTCAACCTGTTTCAATACGAAGGAGAAGGGCGTCAAAATCGTGAAAATATCATGGTACGCCAATACGGGGTCTCTATCACCGACCGGGTTTCAACCCACGCCTACTACCGAGGCTCTATCGAAAACGGCAACATCAATCCGACAAAAGCCCTTTCGGATGCTTACGTAATGAGCGATGGCCTGCCCATCACCAAATCACCTTTGTACAAGACGCCCTCCGCCACCATTGAGATATTTGCCAACCGTGACGCACGTATGATCGCCACTTTTATGAAACGCGGCGATGCCCAGATGACGACCAAACCGATCTTTGACGTAGCCAACCTCTCGTTCAATAAAACGGGGTACATGTTCCGTAAATTTGCCAACGTCGACGACTGGAACACGCAGGCCTCCCGCATCGACCGCCCTATTTTGCGCTACGCCGAGGTGCTGCTTACCTACGCTGAAGCCCGTTTTGAGCTGGACAACGCCATCAGCGACGCCGACCTTGACCTTACCCTTAACCGCCTGCGTGCCCGCGCCGGAGTAGCCAAATTGACCAATGCTTTTGTAACCGCCAATGGCTTAACCATGCGCGAAGAGATCCGCCGCGAACGTCGCGTGGAATTGGCTCAGGAAGGGTTCCGTTATTGGGATCTGATTCGCTGGAAAACCGCTGAAATAGAGCTTCCTAAACCTATTTTAGGAATTTATTTCTTTAAATCAGAGTTCCCGCCGGCTACGGTCAACCTCACGCCCGACAATTTTATTTTGGTGCAGGGGGCCAACTTCCGCAAATTTGACCCGGCCAAAGATTATTTGTGGCCGTTGCCCATCAATGAAATTGCACTCAATCCGTCATTGAAGCAGAATCCGGGTTGGTAA
- a CDS encoding 3-keto-disaccharide hydrolase, with translation MKPVIATSRLLPYVLALIIVSLFSFTPPSKKEKEEWISLFNGKDIKNWTVKIHHYDVGDNYANTFRVEDKMIKVRYDQYDKFNEKYGHLYFNTPYSYYHLKMEYRFTGIWRKDAPSYTELNSGVMFHSQDPRTMLKEQDWPISVEMQFLAGLADGKPRPTGNMCSPGTDVIFQGVKDPRHCINSTSKTYPKEEWVTAELIVLGDSLITHIINGEPVLQYSKPQIGGGVANRFDPAIKLDGKLLKEGFIALQSEGQEIDFRNIQLLNLEGCMDPKSKSYRPYYVKHHPGKCK, from the coding sequence ATGAAACCTGTCATTGCCACTTCCCGACTTCTTCCCTACGTATTGGCCCTGATTATCGTAAGCCTTTTTTCGTTTACCCCTCCCTCAAAGAAAGAAAAAGAAGAGTGGATCTCATTGTTTAACGGAAAAGACATTAAGAACTGGACCGTCAAGATCCATCACTATGACGTAGGCGACAACTACGCCAATACGTTTCGGGTAGAAGATAAAATGATCAAAGTGCGCTACGATCAATACGATAAATTCAACGAAAAATACGGGCATCTGTACTTCAATACGCCTTACTCCTACTATCACCTCAAAATGGAGTACCGCTTTACGGGTATATGGCGCAAAGATGCTCCGAGTTATACGGAGCTGAACAGCGGCGTGATGTTTCACTCCCAAGACCCACGCACCATGCTCAAAGAACAGGATTGGCCCATCTCAGTCGAAATGCAGTTTTTGGCCGGACTGGCCGACGGCAAGCCCCGCCCTACCGGCAACATGTGCTCCCCGGGCACGGACGTGATTTTTCAGGGCGTCAAGGACCCGCGCCACTGCATTAACTCCACCTCCAAAACCTACCCGAAAGAAGAATGGGTAACGGCCGAACTCATCGTACTCGGCGATTCGCTCATTACGCACATCATCAACGGAGAGCCGGTTTTGCAGTATTCCAAACCGCAGATCGGCGGCGGAGTAGCCAATCGCTTCGACCCTGCCATCAAGCTCGACGGCAAATTACTCAAAGAAGGATTCATCGCGCTTCAAAGCGAAGGGCAGGAGATCGATTTCAGAAACATTCAACTCCTGAACCTGGAAGGTTGCATGGACCCAAAATCCAAATCTTACAGACCGTATTATGTCAAACACCACCCCGGGAAATGTAAATAA
- a CDS encoding DUF4962 domain-containing protein, producing the protein MSNTTPGNVNKVCQRRLLHLFIAFLLLTTQACKQAETTPPMPEFTGILKNIKAEHPRVMLSNERIEELKTLQKTDPTLDKYIKAVLATSNAMLSKAPLQRVLEGPRLLNISRELLNRVTHLSLSYRLTNDKKYLDAAVANLKTVCAFSDWNPSHFLDVAEMLHGVAIGYDWLYADLSPADREVLREGIKKHGLAEYRKRYTTEWWSKAENNWNQVCHGGLIAGALAVAETDPTYAQDFIPLALKNMPIALKNYAPDGLWYEGPAYWSYATEYLVYSMAALQSALGTMGDLEKTAGLEKTGLVPMICTSPTYGFLNFADAGENSKSDASEAFFFLAKIYNNANISNYAHEVIKNRSLLAQPHHVLWYQASTANAPVRELDSYFRGKVEVVTLRSAWNDPNALWLGVKGGVNSSEHSHLDLGTFELEAGGVRWARDLGSDDYNLPGYWTMGVGGQRWTYYRLNSFSHNVPLLGNKNQYELAKANFTETILNTSTPSATLDLTEAYRDFSSKSTRKISMVDARKAFLFEDTHRLTQTTQVAWGMTTAHQIELVKGGKAILRNATITTRTLEAEIIAPAGAEFTVESAAQKAPEKLNTGNSRLMLRLPNQSGEIKIAVKLTPKMS; encoded by the coding sequence ATGTCAAACACCACCCCGGGAAATGTAAATAAAGTGTGTCAAAGGCGGCTTTTACACCTGTTCATTGCCTTTTTGCTGCTGACAACGCAGGCGTGTAAGCAAGCGGAAACCACGCCGCCGATGCCTGAATTTACAGGCATTCTGAAAAATATTAAAGCCGAACACCCACGCGTAATGCTCTCCAATGAACGCATCGAAGAGCTCAAAACGCTGCAAAAAACCGACCCCACCCTCGACAAGTACATCAAAGCCGTGCTGGCAACGTCCAATGCCATGCTCTCCAAAGCACCGCTTCAACGCGTGTTGGAGGGCCCTCGCCTGCTGAACATCAGTCGGGAATTACTTAATCGCGTTACACACCTGTCGCTCAGTTACCGCCTCACCAACGACAAAAAATACCTGGATGCAGCAGTTGCCAACCTGAAAACTGTCTGTGCATTTTCCGACTGGAATCCCTCCCATTTTTTAGACGTTGCCGAAATGCTTCACGGGGTGGCTATTGGCTATGATTGGCTCTATGCCGACCTCAGCCCGGCTGACCGTGAAGTACTTCGGGAAGGCATTAAAAAGCACGGATTGGCCGAATACCGCAAACGCTACACCACCGAATGGTGGAGCAAAGCTGAAAATAACTGGAATCAGGTTTGCCACGGCGGTCTCATCGCGGGGGCATTGGCGGTGGCCGAAACCGACCCCACTTACGCGCAGGATTTCATTCCGTTGGCGCTCAAAAACATGCCCATCGCTCTCAAAAACTACGCACCCGACGGGCTTTGGTACGAAGGACCCGCTTACTGGAGCTATGCCACCGAGTATTTGGTGTACAGTATGGCGGCCCTGCAGTCAGCCTTAGGCACCATGGGCGATTTGGAAAAAACAGCGGGATTGGAGAAAACGGGCTTGGTCCCGATGATCTGCACCTCGCCAACCTACGGCTTTCTGAATTTTGCCGATGCGGGCGAAAACAGCAAATCTGATGCTTCGGAAGCTTTCTTTTTTTTGGCTAAAATTTACAACAACGCCAACATTTCCAATTACGCCCACGAAGTCATCAAAAACCGCAGTTTATTGGCGCAACCGCATCATGTACTATGGTACCAAGCCTCCACAGCCAACGCCCCCGTTCGCGAGTTGGACAGTTATTTCAGAGGGAAAGTGGAAGTGGTCACCCTGCGCAGCGCCTGGAACGACCCCAATGCCCTGTGGCTGGGCGTCAAAGGTGGGGTAAACAGTTCGGAACACTCCCACCTCGACTTGGGTACTTTTGAACTCGAAGCCGGCGGCGTACGCTGGGCCCGTGATCTGGGTTCTGACGATTATAACCTGCCGGGTTACTGGACCATGGGCGTAGGCGGCCAACGCTGGACGTACTATCGCCTCAATTCATTTAGTCACAATGTACCGCTGTTGGGCAATAAAAATCAGTACGAGCTGGCCAAAGCCAACTTTACCGAAACAATCTTAAATACTTCCACCCCTTCTGCTACGCTTGATCTAACGGAAGCTTACCGCGATTTTTCGTCCAAAAGCACCCGAAAGATCAGTATGGTTGATGCCAGAAAGGCGTTTTTGTTCGAAGATACCCATCGCCTTACCCAAACCACTCAAGTAGCCTGGGGCATGACCACGGCCCACCAAATTGAACTTGTGAAGGGCGGCAAGGCTATTTTACGGAATGCCACCATCACCACTCGCACCCTGGAAGCCGAGATCATCGCGCCCGCCGGCGCGGAATTTACGGTGGAATCGGCGGCACAGAAAGCGCCCGAAAAATTAAACACGGGCAACAGTCGCCTGATGTTGCGCCTTCCCAATCAATCGGGAGAAATAAAAATTGCGGTTAAATTAACGCCTAAGATGTCTTAA
- a CDS encoding 2-oxo acid dehydrogenase subunit E2, translated as MKPSKTFNTAWRKTASTIYKKPIDSKIFGSVEIDITELERYIQTQRKAGVKVTLTHFFLLATARAIKEAVPELNTYLKRGRIYSYPHIDATVSILMHNGEMGSVKMEHIDTYTLTELVQQMRSKIQTAQKGDDSSKAGKETLARIPWPFRGYVYACIKYITVHLGVSIPFLNLSANQFGAFFLSNIGSLGLDIGYPALFPSANVSFVLIMGGISKKPWVVNDEIVPRTILTLGAALDHRVVDASHGGKLFKYLKKLVAQPELLEGTPAH; from the coding sequence ATGAAACCTTCCAAAACCTTCAATACGGCATGGCGCAAGACCGCCTCTACGATCTATAAAAAACCCATTGATTCAAAGATCTTCGGATCGGTCGAGATAGACATTACGGAACTGGAACGATACATCCAAACCCAACGCAAAGCGGGTGTTAAAGTCACATTGACGCATTTTTTTCTCTTGGCCACCGCCCGCGCCATCAAAGAAGCCGTGCCCGAACTGAATACCTACCTCAAACGGGGCCGCATTTATTCCTACCCGCACATCGACGCGACCGTCAGTATTTTGATGCACAACGGCGAGATGGGTTCGGTCAAAATGGAGCACATAGACACGTATACGTTGACCGAATTGGTCCAACAAATGCGCAGCAAAATTCAAACGGCCCAAAAAGGCGACGACAGCTCAAAGGCTGGAAAAGAGACGCTGGCCCGCATTCCGTGGCCGTTTCGGGGGTATGTATATGCCTGTATTAAGTATATCACGGTACACCTCGGGGTATCCATTCCGTTTCTGAACCTGTCGGCCAATCAGTTCGGGGCCTTTTTTCTGTCCAACATCGGCAGCCTCGGGCTGGACATCGGCTATCCGGCACTGTTTCCGTCGGCCAACGTGTCCTTTGTACTCATTATGGGGGGAATTTCGAAAAAACCGTGGGTGGTCAACGACGAAATCGTACCGCGCACCATCCTGACCCTCGGCGCGGCCCTCGACCACCGTGTGGTGGATGCCTCGCATGGGGGCAAACTGTTTAAGTACCTGAAAAAGCTGGTAGCTCAACCCGAACTCCTGGAAGGCACACCGGCTCACTGA